In the genome of Streptomyces sp. P3, the window GGACGTAGGCGATCTGCTGAATGCCGCGCTTCTTCAGCGTGGCGAAGACGTCCTCCTGCCAGGAGGGTGGTGCGGGAGCGGGTGTCTCGTTCATGCCGCTCATCGTGGGACCTGATGGGTATGTCTGAACAATAGAAAGCCGTGATGCCTGTATGAGCCGCTCGCATAGCGAGCGGCTGTGGCCGTGCGACTGCGCGCCGCTACGGCCCTTGGGTGAGGAACGCCGAGACGAGGGCGCCGGCCTCGGAGCGGCAGTCCTCGAAGTACGCATGCCGGGCGCCCGGGAAAACGAGCTGAGCCGGCGCGTGAGTCACGTGTTCTCGGTGTCGGACCCGTGGACCTGGGCGGAAGGCCATCTGCCCTGCCGAACGGCTGAGTTGACCTGTCGGACCAGCTCGCGCGCGACGACCTCCACGGCAGGCGGCGTGCGCCCGTGCCTCGGTGTGCCGAGGACGATCGAGCGCCACACGTCGGGTTCGCTCAGCGGGGCGGCGCTCAGCGCGCCCCGCGCCACGTCCTCGGCGATGCCCACGCCGGGTAGGACAGTCCATCCGTGCCCTGCCTGGACGAGCTGTTTCTGTACGCGCATGGAGTTGGTCTGGACGACGACGTCCATGGCGGCTCCGGCGCGCACCGCCGCCGCGTCGATCAGGCGGCGCAGGGCGTGGCCCGAGGCGGGCATGACGAGAGGGTGCCGGGCCGCTTCCGTGAACGGCACGGGGTGGTCGGGGCGGAGGCCGGCGGAGGCCGGAGCGACGGCACACAGGTGCTCCCGCACCAGTGGGTGGGCGTTGAGGGAGGGGGTGCTGTCGAGGTTGTAGAGCAGGGTCAGGTCGAGGTCGCCGGCGTCGAGCCACTGCTGCAGATGGCCGGAGTAGGCGGTCATCAGGCGAAGCTCGACGCCGGGGTGGTCGCGGGCGACAGCGGTCACCAGCGGCTCGGCCAGCAGATCGCTCGTGCTCTCCAGCAGCCCGACGGTGACGATGCCCGTCACCGCACCCGGGCTCGGCCGCACCTCGGCGCGCGCCCGCTCCAGTTCGTTCAGGGCGCGCCGGGCGCGGTCGACCATGATCGCTCCGGCGTCGGTGGGCCGCATGCCCTGCCCGGTCCGCTCGAAGAGGTCGATGCCGAGTTCCTGCTCAAGGGTGCGGATCTGCCGGGTGACCGCGGGCTGCACGAGGTGCAGCAGCTCCGCGGCGCGCGTGACGCTGCCCACCTCGGCGACCGTGACGATCGCCTTGAGCTGCTTGATGTCCAAGAGGCCTTCCTTCCGCGGACGCACCGCACCTCCCAGGGCGCGTGAGCCATTCGCGCCGCGCATGGGGGCATTACATCTTGCTATTTCCTCTACCGCGTCATGAGCATTGATGATGGTACTCCCGGAGGGGACCCGGGATCCGCACCCTTCTCGCCCTCTTCTGGAGGCCGCCTCATGACCGAGCACCCCGAGAAACCGCCGCTGGCCGGCATCACCGTCGTCAGCATCGAGCAGGCGGTGGCCGCTCCCTTCGCCACCCGCCAGCTGGCCGATCTCGGCGCCCGGGTCATCAAGGTGGAGCGGCACGGCGGGGGCGACTTCGCCCGCCGGTACGACACCACGGTGCACGGCGAGTCCAGCTACTTCGTGTGGCTCAACCGGTCGAAGGAATCCGTCACGCTCGACCTGAAGTCGGACGCGGGCCGCAGGATCCTGGACCAGCTGCTCGCCGGAGCCGACGTGTTCGTGCAGAACCTGGCGCCGGGCGCGGCCGCGAGGACGGGCCTGGGCGCCGAAGCCCTCGCCGAGCGCTTCCCCTCCCTGATCCCCTGCTCCGTCTCCGGCTACGGAACCAGCGGCCCCTGGGCCGACCGCAAGGCGTACGACCTCCTGATCCAGTGCCAGACCGGCCTGGTCTCGCTGACCGGCAACGAGCACGGGGCGGCTCGCGTCGGGATATCGATCGCAGACATCGCCGCAGGCATGTACGCCTACTCCGGCATCCTCACCGCCCTTTTCACCCGGGCGACCACGGGCGCCGTACGGGCCGTGGAGGTGTCGCTGTTCGAGGCCCTGGCCGAGTGGCTGAGCCAGCCCGCCTACTACACCCGCTTCGGTGGCACCCAGCCCCCGCGCGTCGGCACCCAGCACGCCACCATCGCCCCCTACGGTGCCTACACCTGCGCGGACGGCAAGGACGTGCTGTTCTCCATCCAGAACGAGCGCGAATGGGCGGCCCTGTGCGAGCGGTTCCTGGGCCAGCCGGGGCTTGCCACGGACCCGCGGTTCGCCACCGGCTCGGCCCGCGTCGGCCACCGCACGGAGCTGAACGCGATCGTGGCCGAGCGGTTCGGCGAGCTGAACAGCGAAGACGTGACCAAACTGCTGGACGAGGCCGGCATCGCCAACTCGGGCGTGAACGACGTCGAGGAGTTCCTGGCCCACCCGGTGCTCAGCGAACGAGGCCGATGGCGCGACGTACGGATCCCCGGGGAAGCCGTGGTGCCCACGCTGCTGCCGCCGGTCGACCTGGCGGGAACCGCCCCGCGCATGGGGCCGGTGCCCGCAGCCGGGGAGCACACCGGGACCATCCTGGCCGAACTGGGATACGGCAGCACCGACATCGACCGCCTCAGGGCCGACAGCGTCATCTGAACCGCATCCGGACACATCCGGAACACAAGGAGTTCCCGCATGAGCACCCTCGACATCCTCGCCGAGGACGAGCAGTTCATCGTCCGCACGGTGCGCGACTTCGTCGACAAGGAGGTGAAGCCCGTCGTCCAGGAACTGGAACACACCAACACCTACCCCGAAGCCCTGATCGAGCAGATGAAGACGCTCGGCATCTTCGGCCTCGCAGTCCCCGAGGAGTACGGCGGCACCCCGGTCTCCACCCCTTGCTACGTCCTGATCACCGAGGAACTCGCCCGCGGCTGGATGAGCCTGGCCGGCGCGATGGGAGGCCACACGGTCGTCGTCAAACTGCTGCTGCGGTTCGGCACGGAGGAACAGAAGCGCCACTACCTGCCGAGGATGGCCACCGGCCGGATCCGCGCCACCATGGCCCTCACCGAGCCCGGCGGCGGCTCCGACCTCCAGGCGATGCGCACCGTCGCCCGCAAGGACGCCGACGGCTATCTGGTGAACGGCGCGAAGACGTGGATCACCAATTCCCGCCGCTCCGGCCTGATCGCCCTGCTGTGCAAGACCGACCCCGACGCCACGCCCGCACACCAGGGTATCTCGATCCTCCTCGTCGAGCACGGGCCGGGCCTGACCGTCTCCCGTGACCTGCCCAAGCTCGGCTACAAGGGCGTGGAGAGCTGCGAGTTGGCCTTCGAGGACTATCGAGCGCCCGCGAATGCAGTCCTCGGTGGTGCGGAGGGCAAGGGCTTCGCGCAGATGATGAAGGGGTTGGAGACCGGCCGCCTCCAGGTCGCCGCCCGCGCGCTCGGCGTCGGCCGGGCGGCCTTCGAGGACGCGCTCGCATACGCGCAGGAGCGGGAGTCGTTCGGCAAGCCGATCTGGAAGCACCAGGCCATCGGCAACTACCTCGCCGACATGGCGACGTCACTCACCGCCGCCCGCCAGCTCACCCTGTACGCCGCCCGCGAGGCAGACGCGGGCCGCCGCGTGGACATGGAGGCCGGAATGGCCAAACTCCTCGCCTCCGAGACGGCCATGCAGATCGCGCTCAACGCCGTCCGCATCCACGGCGGTTACGGCTACTCCACCGAGTTCGACGTCGAGCGCTACTTCCGGGACGCCCCGCTGATGATCGTCGGCGAGGGCACCAACGAGATCCAGCGCAACGTCATCGCAAGCCAGCTGGTCAAGCGCGGAGGTCTGGACGCTTGAGGATCGTTGTCACTGTGAAGTACGTGCCCGACGCCGCTGGCGACCATCACTGGTTGCGGCACGATGCCCTGGACCTGCCCCGTCTCCAGACCGCACTCGCGACTCATCCCCCTCATCGGATGCGTGGAACTCACCGGGCCGAGCAGAGAGTTCACGCCCGCGCCGGCCTACTGCGTGCAGGCCTCCTCGTGGTTCGAGACGATCGAGGGCGAGGGGCCGGAAAACCCCCGGTGGATCCGGTCGCACGAGCTCGACCGTGACGGCAGCGGCTACTCCACCAAACTGTGGTTTGACCGTCGCAGCGACACCGTCCGCTTTTGGGCGCTCAATCCGTACGGCTAGGCGCGTTGATGGTGATCAATGAGTGGGTTCGCGTGAGGGAGTACCCGCCGCCGATCGCCGTGACTGCCGGCAAGACGGAGGTGCGGCCGGGTCTTGTGCGTCAAGACCCGGCGTCGGGTCGGATCAGCGCACCCTGCCACGTGGTTTCAGCGGCCCGGGCGGCAGCTCCGGCGCGGGCAGCGGAGCGCCGTCGTAGCCCGTCACCTCACCGAAACGGGTGCCCTTCATCCAGTCCTCGCGTGCCTGCTCGATCTCGGCGTGGCTGCGGCCGACGAAGTTCCACCACATGACCAGCTCCTCCTCGAACGGTTCGCCGCCGAGGAGCATCAGACCGGCGTCGGACTCCGCGCGCAGCGGCAGTTCGGTGCGGCCGCAGCCGAGGTAGAGCAGCGAACCGGGGAGCAGCGGGACGCCGTCCACGTGGACCTCGCCGGACATCGACAGCACGCCGTACTCGAAGTCGGGCTGGAGCGGCAGCCGCACGTCCGCGCCGTGGGCCAGCGTGAGGTCGGCGCCCACGATGGGTGTGTACGCCGTGCCGGGCGAGACGGCCCCGTCCAGGTCGCCGAGGAGCACGGTGGCGCGGAGGCCGGGGGCAGCGGCGACGGGCAGGTCGGGGTGGTGCTCGAAGTGCGGGTCGGTGTGCCGGTGCGCGTCGGGCAGCGCCACCCACAGCTGGGCGCCGTGCAGAAACCGGGCGTGTGAGCGCGGGCTCTCCTCGGAGTGGCTGATGGCGCGCCCCGAGGTCATCAGTCCGAGTTCGCGGGGCCGGACCGTCTGGAGGCTGCCGGTGGAGTCGCGGTGCAGCACCTCGCCCTCGTGCAGCCAGCTGACGGTCTGCAGACCCATGTGCGGGTGCGGCGGGACCTGCATGCCGGGCTCGTCGGCGATGTCGTCCGGGCCGTAGTGGTCGACGAAGGCCCAGGCGCCGATCATGCGCCGGCCCAGGTTCGGCAGCAGCCGTCGTACCTCCGTCGATCCGCCGAGCTTCACGTGGCGGGGGCTCAGCAGCTCACGGACGGGCTCGGCGACGACGAAGCCGCGGCCGCCGCACACGCTCGGCACGGGCGATCGGTCAAGGTTGCTCATGCGGCCCAACCTAGCGGTCGGGTGCGCGGGCGCGCAGCGGGGAAAGGGGACCGCCCGCCGCGGCGCCCTGGCGACTGTGGGCGGCTCAGTCGCCGAGGACGGCGGCGAGCTCGGTGGTGGCCCGCGCCATGTCGGCGTCGGGGGCCGGCTCCCGCAGCAGTTGACGCAGGACGTCGCGCTGGGCGTGGACGGCATGGCGGGCCTCGCGTTCCCACCCCACGTAGTCGTCGGGGTGGTGGTGCAGCTTGGGATACGCGGCGGCGGTGGTCTCCCACTGGTGGGCGTCGGCGATGCTCTTGAGCAGGCGCAGTATCTCCGCGCGGCAGGTGACCTGGGGGAGTCGGACGAGTTCCCAGAGGAAGGGCACCGTGGCCGCCGTCGCCTGGTCGACGACGAATCCGAACTGGCAGATGCGTCGCCGCAGTTGGCCGAGTGCCGGGCCGGCGCTGTCGGCGTCGCCCCGGGCCATCGTGGTGAGCAGGGAGGGGATGGCCGCGGCGGAACCGGTGGAGTCCTTGATGTCGGGCCACGGCACGTGTCCCAGGCCTGCGAGCGGGGTCGTTCTCTTCGTGGCAGTCATGTCAGAAGTCAGGGGTCGGGCGTCGGGGATCAGGAAGAGGGGCGCGTCGGCAGCATGGCCCAGACGGTCTTGCCCAGGGGGAAGCGGCGGGTCCATCCCCAGTGCTCCGAGAGGGCTTCGACGATGTGCAGTCCGCGTCCGTGTTCGAGGAGGTCGTCCGTGAACCGCGGGCAGACGGGCGGGCGGTCGCTCGGATCGGTGACGGCGCACACCAGGTGCGAGCGCCGAAGGGTGAGCCTGAGCAGTACGGGGAACCGGTCCGTCCCGCTGTGGGGGAGCGCGTGCAGGACCGCGTTGGCGGCCAGTTCGGTGACGACGGTGATCGCGTCGTCGCCGCAGTGGCCGAGGGACCAGCAGTCCAGGGTGCGGTGGGTGAAGTCGCGTGCCCGGGCGAATCCCTCCTCGCTGCCCGCGAGGTGCAGGGCGGCGGTTCTGGGCGAGTCGCGGACGGAGACGGACTCATGACTTCGGGACTGCGCAGGTGATGACACGGTGCATCTCCCTGAGGTGACGTCAGAACGGGGCGCCGGAAGAGCGGTTGACGACAGGGCTATTATCCACGCTGACGATGTCCTCGTGCAATTTCACGGGAAATTGCGCGCACAAGTGAGGAGAGTGCGATGCCGTCGGTGCCGAACGGAGTGCGGGCGAGCTCGCTGGGCGTGCGCTGGGTCAAGAGCAGCCACAGCAACGCCGAGGGCAACTGTGTCGAGGTCGCGGCCCTCGACGGGGGAGGAGTCGCGCTGCGCAACTCCCGTGATCCCGACGGGCCCGCGCTGGTGTACACGCCGGCGGAGGTGGCCGCGTTCGTCGCCGGGGCCAAGGGCGGGGAGTTCGACCATCTGACGTGAGGGCCGCGTGGAGGCCGGACGCGGGGCCGGGGCGTGACGGGCCCGGGCGGATCCGGGCGGGACGCGGCGGCCGCAGACGGGGCGTGCGGAGTCGGCCGGGGTGTCCGAGGAACGCCGAAGCGGCCCAATTCCCCTGCAGCGTGCGGCCAAAGGGCTTCGGATGCGATACTTTCGGTCTGTCGTCTGCCGGTCCACGGGGAGTCAGGATGTCTGCCGAGTCGCCTCGCGTCTCACGCCTCGAACCGTATCTGAACCGGGCCGAACCCGCCCCGACCTTGCTGAAAATGCTGGTCGGTGTACAGCTGTCGGGCATCCGGGAGGACGCCGGCCTCTCCCAGGAACAGGCCGCCCGCTCCCTCGGGTTCAGCCCGGCGAAGCTGTCGCGCATCGAGGCCGGCAAGGGGCGCAGGCCGCCCGCCGAGACGGACGTCCGCGCACTACTGTCGTTGTACGAGGCCGACGACCACGAGGCCTCCATGCTGTTGAGGCTGCTGCGGCAGGCGGGGGAGCCGGGGTGGTGGCAGCGCTACGACAAGCGGTTGATGCCCGAGTGGTTCGACCGGTTGGTGGGGCTGCAGGAGGCCGCCACGGCGATCCGCACCTTCGAGATCCAGTACGTGCCGGGTCTGTTCCAGACGCCCGCCTACGCACGCGCCGTCGTGGAGCGGGGGCTGCCGTCGGCGACGTCCCGGGAGGTGGAACGCCGGGTCGAGCTGCGGACCCGCCGCACCGAACTGCTGCGGCGGCCGGACGCCCCGCAGGTGTGGGCGATCCTCGACGAGTCGGTGCTGCTGCGGGTGCTGGGCAGCCGCGAGGTGATGCGGGAGCAGCTCGCCCACCTGGTGGAGCTGGCCGCTCTGCCCCATGTCACCGTCCAGGTGGTGCCGCTCGACGTCACCCACGCCTCGGCGCCCGCCATACCCGTCACCTATCTGCGCTTCGCCGGCGTCGATCTGCCCGATGTCGTCTATCTGGAGCAGATCAGGAGCGCCACCTTCCTCGAGGACCGGGACGAGACGGAGGAGTACCGGGTCGCCCTGGACCGGCTGGCCGACGAGGCGCTGAACCCGCGTGACTCCGTCGCACTGCTGGAGGCGACCGCACGGGAGCGCTACCCCTGACCCGCGGCGGTCCGCCCGGCGGCCGTCGCGTCCCCGGCGTGTCAGCCCAGTCGGCCGACTCCGCCGAACTCGATCCACTCCTGGGTGAGCTGGCGGGGCGCCACGTCGGTGTCCGGTCGCCAGGCCGAGACCTCGACCAGTCCGGGGTGGAGGATCTCCATGCCTTCGAACAGTGCGGCCACGTCCTTCTCCTGGCGCACCCGGCCCCAGTGGCCCTGGGTGGCCTTGTCCATGAAGTCGGTGACGAAGGCCCTTACCTCGGCGTCCTCGCTGACCAGCTGGCACATCACCAGGCAGCTGCCGGGCGCGAGGCGTTCGCGGACCCCGCGCACCACCGCCTGCGGCCCGTCGCTCTCGCTGTCGGGGATGCAGTGGAAGACCGAGTTGTACAGCACGGCGACCGGCTGTGAGAAGTCGATCAGCCGCCGGGTGTCCTCGTGGTCGAGGACGGCCTGCGTGTCGCGCAGGTCGGCGTGGATGACGGTGGTCCGCTCGTCCTGCTCCAGCAGGGCCCGCCCGTGCACGAGGACCATGGGGTCGTTGTCGACGTAGACGACATGCGTACGCGGGTCGACGCGCTGGGCTACCTGGTGCACGTTGTCCTGCGTGGGCAGGCCGGAGCCGTGGTCGAGGAACTGCCGGATCCCGTGCTCCTGCGCCAGGGTCCGCACGACGCGCTGCAGGAAACGCCGGTTGTTCAGCGCGAGGACGCGCGTGCTCGGGACGACCTTGTCGAGTTCCTCGCAGGCGGCGCGGTCGGCCGCGTAGTTGTCCTTGCCGCCCAGGTAGTGGTCGTACATGCGTGCGGCAGTCGGGATCGTCTCGTCGATCTTCGTGGACAACTGCCTGCCTGGCTGCATCTCTTCCCCCGGGATCCCCGCTGTGCCACGGCCTGACGCGGCGGGCAACACATCCTAGGGAGAAGCCGGTTGGCGGCACCACCCCCTTGATGAACGGTTGTCCTGAAGGGGGCCGTCCGCTCTCGACGGGTTCAGCTGTCCTGGACTTATGGTCCAAGGTCTGGACTCGTGGTCTAATCGAGACATGGAACCTCAGGGCCCGCAGACGCAGCGGGCACAGGAGCAGGAACGGGAGCGGGACGTGATCCTGCGCGCCCTCGTCCCCGTCGTCGACGGCATCGCGGCCACCTTCGGCCCGGTGTGCGAGGTGGTGCTGCACGACTACCGGCGGCCGGAGAGGTCCGTCGTCGCCGTCGCCGGAGCGGTGACCGGACGGACGGTCGGCGGCGCGATGAGCGAGATCGGCATGCGGGTCCTCGCCCGCGGGGACGCCGCCGACGACGAGCTGAACTACGTCACCCGCACCGGCGCCGGAAAGCTGGTGAAGTCGTCCACGATGGTGCTGCGCGACTCCACGGACGCGGTCTTCGGAGCCCTCTGCGTCAACGTGGACGTCACCGAGGTGGACCGGGCGCGCACGGTGCTGGCCGCTCTCGCGGGGACGGCGACCGGGCCGTCCGACCCGCCGGCGACCACGTTCGGCGACGACATCGACTCCGTCGTGGACGCCCTCCTCGACGCCCATCTGCTGCGTCAGGACCAGACCTGGGCCGGCCTCGACCGGCCGCGGCGGCTGGCCCTCTTCCGCAGCCTGGACGAGCGCGGTGTGTTCGCCGTGCGTCGCGCGATCGAACAGACCGCCGCCCGCCTCGGCATCTCGCGCGCCTCCGCCTACACCTACCTCTCGCAGGCCAGAGCCACCCCGGCGACCGGGGCGGACGACGCCGACGACACCTCTGAAGGAGCACGTTCGTGACGACCACGCCCCTGCCGATCACCCTCGACGACGTCCGCGACGCGGCCGCCCGGCTCAAGGGCGTCGCGCACCGCACCCCCGTGCTGCGCTCCCGGACCCTCGACCGGATCGTGGGCGCCGAGGTCCTGCTGAAGTGCGAGAACTTCCAGCGCGTCGGCGCCTTCAAGTTCCGCGGCGCCTACAACGCGGCCTCCCGGCTCACCCCCGAACAGCTCGCCCGGGGCATCGTCGCGTACTCCTCCGGCAACCACGCCCAGGCCGTCGCCCTGGCCGCCCGGGAACTGGGCACGACCGCGGTGATCGTCATGCCGGAGGACGCGCCGCGCTCCAAGCGGGCGGCGGCAGAGGGCTACGGGGCCGAGATCGTCACCTACGACCGTTACACCGGCGACCGCGTCGCGATCGCCGAGGCGCTGGCCGCCGACCGGGGCCTGGCGTTGATCCCGCCCTACGAGCACCCGCACGTGATGGCGGGCCAGGGTACCGCCGCCCTCGAACTCCTGGAGGAGGCAGGTGAGTTGGACGCCCTGCTGGTGCCGGTCGGGGGCGGCGGGCTGATCGCAGGCAGCGCGACCGCGGTCAAGGGGCTGCGGCCCGGCATCCGAGTGGTCGGCGTCGAGCCCGAGGCCGGCGACGACACCAAGCAGTCCCTCGAGGCGGGCCGCCGGGTCGAGATCCCGGTGCCGCGCACCATCGCCGACGGGCAGGCCGTGCACACGCCGGGGGAGCTGACCTTCTCGGTGAACCGGCGGCTCGTCGACTCGATCGCGCTGGTCACGGACGACGAGATCCGTGCCGCCATGCGGTTCGCCTTCGAACGCCTGAAGATCGTCGTGGAGCCCAGCGGCGCCACACCGATCGCCGCGCTCCTCGCCGGACGGCTCGGCGACCTCCCCCGGCGCGTCGGCGTGATCGTCTCCGGCGGCAACGTCGACGCCGGCCGCTTCGCCGAGCTCTTCGGCGAAGCGGCCTGCGTCTGAGGCGGCCGTCCCGTATGGCGGCCCCCTGTGGACAGGCGGACCATGGAGTTGTAGGGGCGCGGCTCCCACCGGTGGCGTCCAGTTCCGCCGGGGAGACCGCTCCAGGCCGTGCTCAAGCG includes:
- a CDS encoding DUF397 domain-containing protein gives rise to the protein MPSVPNGVRASSLGVRWVKSSHSNAEGNCVEVAALDGGGVALRNSRDPDGPALVYTPAEVAAFVAGAKGGEFDHLT
- a CDS encoding CaiB/BaiF CoA-transferase family protein yields the protein MTEHPEKPPLAGITVVSIEQAVAAPFATRQLADLGARVIKVERHGGGDFARRYDTTVHGESSYFVWLNRSKESVTLDLKSDAGRRILDQLLAGADVFVQNLAPGAAARTGLGAEALAERFPSLIPCSVSGYGTSGPWADRKAYDLLIQCQTGLVSLTGNEHGAARVGISIADIAAGMYAYSGILTALFTRATTGAVRAVEVSLFEALAEWLSQPAYYTRFGGTQPPRVGTQHATIAPYGAYTCADGKDVLFSIQNEREWAALCERFLGQPGLATDPRFATGSARVGHRTELNAIVAERFGELNSEDVTKLLDEAGIANSGVNDVEEFLAHPVLSERGRWRDVRIPGEAVVPTLLPPVDLAGTAPRMGPVPAAGEHTGTILAELGYGSTDIDRLRADSVI
- a CDS encoding helix-turn-helix transcriptional regulator, with amino-acid sequence MSAESPRVSRLEPYLNRAEPAPTLLKMLVGVQLSGIREDAGLSQEQAARSLGFSPAKLSRIEAGKGRRPPAETDVRALLSLYEADDHEASMLLRLLRQAGEPGWWQRYDKRLMPEWFDRLVGLQEAATAIRTFEIQYVPGLFQTPAYARAVVERGLPSATSREVERRVELRTRRTELLRRPDAPQVWAILDESVLLRVLGSREVMREQLAHLVELAALPHVTVQVVPLDVTHASAPAIPVTYLRFAGVDLPDVVYLEQIRSATFLEDRDETEEYRVALDRLADEALNPRDSVALLEATARERYP
- a CDS encoding transcriptional regulator, translating into MEPQGPQTQRAQEQERERDVILRALVPVVDGIAATFGPVCEVVLHDYRRPERSVVAVAGAVTGRTVGGAMSEIGMRVLARGDAADDELNYVTRTGAGKLVKSSTMVLRDSTDAVFGALCVNVDVTEVDRARTVLAALAGTATGPSDPPATTFGDDIDSVVDALLDAHLLRQDQTWAGLDRPRRLALFRSLDERGVFAVRRAIEQTAARLGISRASAYTYLSQARATPATGADDADDTSEGARS
- a CDS encoding acyl-CoA dehydrogenase family protein — its product is MSTLDILAEDEQFIVRTVRDFVDKEVKPVVQELEHTNTYPEALIEQMKTLGIFGLAVPEEYGGTPVSTPCYVLITEELARGWMSLAGAMGGHTVVVKLLLRFGTEEQKRHYLPRMATGRIRATMALTEPGGGSDLQAMRTVARKDADGYLVNGAKTWITNSRRSGLIALLCKTDPDATPAHQGISILLVEHGPGLTVSRDLPKLGYKGVESCELAFEDYRAPANAVLGGAEGKGFAQMMKGLETGRLQVAARALGVGRAAFEDALAYAQERESFGKPIWKHQAIGNYLADMATSLTAARQLTLYAAREADAGRRVDMEAGMAKLLASETAMQIALNAVRIHGGYGYSTEFDVERYFRDAPLMIVGEGTNEIQRNVIASQLVKRGGLDA
- a CDS encoding threo-3-hydroxy-L-aspartate ammonia-lyase yields the protein MTTTPLPITLDDVRDAAARLKGVAHRTPVLRSRTLDRIVGAEVLLKCENFQRVGAFKFRGAYNAASRLTPEQLARGIVAYSSGNHAQAVALAARELGTTAVIVMPEDAPRSKRAAAEGYGAEIVTYDRYTGDRVAIAEALAADRGLALIPPYEHPHVMAGQGTAALELLEEAGELDALLVPVGGGGLIAGSATAVKGLRPGIRVVGVEPEAGDDTKQSLEAGRRVEIPVPRTIADGQAVHTPGELTFSVNRRLVDSIALVTDDEIRAAMRFAFERLKIVVEPSGATPIAALLAGRLGDLPRRVGVIVSGGNVDAGRFAELFGEAACV
- a CDS encoding SAM-dependent methyltransferase, with translation MQPGRQLSTKIDETIPTAARMYDHYLGGKDNYAADRAACEELDKVVPSTRVLALNNRRFLQRVVRTLAQEHGIRQFLDHGSGLPTQDNVHQVAQRVDPRTHVVYVDNDPMVLVHGRALLEQDERTTVIHADLRDTQAVLDHEDTRRLIDFSQPVAVLYNSVFHCIPDSESDGPQAVVRGVRERLAPGSCLVMCQLVSEDAEVRAFVTDFMDKATQGHWGRVRQEKDVAALFEGMEILHPGLVEVSAWRPDTDVAPRQLTQEWIEFGGVGRLG
- a CDS encoding LysR family transcriptional regulator, with the translated sequence MDIKQLKAIVTVAEVGSVTRAAELLHLVQPAVTRQIRTLEQELGIDLFERTGQGMRPTDAGAIMVDRARRALNELERARAEVRPSPGAVTGIVTVGLLESTSDLLAEPLVTAVARDHPGVELRLMTAYSGHLQQWLDAGDLDLTLLYNLDSTPSLNAHPLVREHLCAVAPASAGLRPDHPVPFTEAARHPLVMPASGHALRRLIDAAAVRAGAAMDVVVQTNSMRVQKQLVQAGHGWTVLPGVGIAEDVARGALSAAPLSEPDVWRSIVLGTPRHGRTPPAVEVVARELVRQVNSAVRQGRWPSAQVHGSDTENT
- a CDS encoding pirin family protein — encoded protein: MSNLDRSPVPSVCGGRGFVVAEPVRELLSPRHVKLGGSTEVRRLLPNLGRRMIGAWAFVDHYGPDDIADEPGMQVPPHPHMGLQTVSWLHEGEVLHRDSTGSLQTVRPRELGLMTSGRAISHSEESPRSHARFLHGAQLWVALPDAHRHTDPHFEHHPDLPVAAAPGLRATVLLGDLDGAVSPGTAYTPIVGADLTLAHGADVRLPLQPDFEYGVLSMSGEVHVDGVPLLPGSLLYLGCGRTELPLRAESDAGLMLLGGEPFEEELVMWWNFVGRSHAEIEQAREDWMKGTRFGEVTGYDGAPLPAPELPPGPLKPRGRVR
- a CDS encoding ATP-binding protein, with the translated sequence MSSPAQSRSHESVSVRDSPRTAALHLAGSEEGFARARDFTHRTLDCWSLGHCGDDAITVVTELAANAVLHALPHSGTDRFPVLLRLTLRRSHLVCAVTDPSDRPPVCPRFTDDLLEHGRGLHIVEALSEHWGWTRRFPLGKTVWAMLPTRPSS